A region from the Geobacter benzoatilyticus genome encodes:
- a CDS encoding ABC transporter substrate-binding protein, with product MKHCLHITLVLLLLAAAVPAAERAAGYVLVVNRNNPVNSITEQEANLIFLGKKTVWPGGHSVTIVLQEGKRIHAAFVRELLGRSPLQYATYWKKALFTGTAIPPRSLRGDSEVKSFVASNRDAVGYISPDALDTSVRALEVRK from the coding sequence ATGAAGCATTGTCTGCACATCACCCTGGTTCTCCTCTTGTTGGCCGCTGCCGTTCCGGCGGCGGAGCGTGCGGCAGGCTATGTCCTCGTTGTCAACCGGAACAATCCGGTTAATTCCATCACCGAGCAAGAAGCAAACCTCATTTTCTTAGGGAAAAAGACCGTCTGGCCAGGCGGCCATTCCGTCACCATTGTTCTCCAGGAGGGGAAAAGGATTCATGCCGCCTTTGTCAGGGAACTGCTGGGCCGTTCGCCCCTGCAGTATGCCACCTACTGGAAGAAGGCCCTTTTTACCGGAACGGCTATCCCTCCGCGCTCTCTCAGGGGTGATTCCGAAGTGAAGTCGTTCGTGGCCTCTAATCGGGATGCGGTTGGTTATATTTCGCCCGATGCCCTGGATACTTCGGTCAGAGCCCTCGAGGTCCGCAAATGA